The segment ACTGGTAAAAGAGGTGAGCATTTTGGATGATATTGGAAAAAGACTCGTTCAATTAAGAAAATTAGAAAATCTAGGTCAAAAGGAGGCAGCAAAACTGATAGGAATTTCTAGTGTTAATTTATCCCGTTACGAAAAGGGAAATCGAACTCCTAACCCTGACATGATAAAAAAACTAGCAAAATTTTATTGTGTGAAGCCATCCTACCTAGCCTTTGGCGAAGAAGAGCATTTAAATTTTCTATCTGACATAACGAAAGAAGAAGCAAAAATGTTAAAAGATTATTTGATTAGAATTCGTGAAGAAAGACAAAAGCACGGGGGAGAAATTTTATAAGAAGAGAAGAATTAATGATGTTCCAAAAAAGTTAGGCTTGTGGTTTATAAGAAGCAAGGACCTGTAACATTAAATGTAACTGCTTAACTGTTTATAAATACATCATTTAATGTTACTACCTTGTTCTCGCTAATGATAAAGAGACCTATTCCTAACTCAAAGGCAATAAAATACGAATTACCGTCCCCTCTCCAGGCTTACTTTGCACCCGAATCGATCCATTGTGTAGTGCAATCAATTGTTTGGAAATCGCCATACCAAGACCTGTTCCGCTATCTGTTTCGGTGGTGTTCGTACCTCGATAATAACGGGTAAATAAGTGGTTGACGGTTTGGTTATCCATGCCCACACCATTATCTACAATCTTAATCACCATTACATGCTGCTCGATCAACTCGGTGGATATGGTAATAATTGTCCCTGCAGGGTTATATTTGATTGCATTTGCTATGACATTATCCATAATTCGCTGAAACCATTTACGGTCAATGAAACCGATAATCTCGTTATGAGATGGTTGAAAGCGAAGTTCCTTATCAGCATACAACTTATTGTTCATAAACTGAAGAATTGTTCTACGAATACATTCGTTCATGTCTGTGCACTCTTTTGTAATCGGCAATTCTCGGTTTTTTAATTGATATGTTATGTTTAAATCTTCAATCAGATCTTTCATATACGTTGATTTTTTGCTTATTACAGAGGCAAATTCTCTTATTTCAGCTTCATTCCAAGAATACGCATCAGACTCCATCATGTTCGCATATCCTTGTATAGAGGCCAACGGTGTTTTTAAATCGTGAGAGATACCACTCACCCATTCTTCCCTTGACCGGGATATACGTCTTCGTTCTACATCTCTTTCCCGTAGAATATCCGTTAATTGTGTTAACGTAAAGAATAGATCTTTATAAAGTCGATACTTTCTTTTTATGTCACCATATTTATTGAACAACATAGGTTGTCCTGTTCTTGGATGTACTGGTTGCTCGTAGCTGCCATGTCCAAGATTTTGAAGCCACCTTATAAACATAAGTAATGGGGAGCTAAATTTGTGTGCATACCAGTAAGTGGCCAATAACAAAAACAAGATAACGAAAACAGCCACTACAATGACACTATTACTAATCTTCCCCTCCATGTTTCCTGCAAGGCTAGAAGAGGAGGTTGGCTCTTCCCCAACAATTAAAGTAAGTCGAGAAGGCTCATGAAAATAACTTTTCGCATGACTCCATTTTTGATCCGCTTCGATAGCAATTAAATCTTTTGTCGGATAAGATGTTGGAGCATCTTTCCCATAACTGTCCAATGTCTTTCCAGTATAATCCACAAGTAACGCCCAACCATCTATCTTATCCAGTTTCGTTTTTACCGACCCTAAAAGCTCTAACTTTTGATTCTTCCAGCTTATATTTTCTTTTATTTCTTGCATGATATTTTTTTGCCAGTTATGTTTGCCAAATACGACATAGTACTGCTTTTCTGCAAATTCTCCCCATACCCAGTATGTACTTATATTATTGTCTTCGGAATACAATAACGTTTCCATACGTTTACCTTTCAAGCTTGGAGGGGTGTTATGAGAACCAATTACTTTGCCTTCTTCTGTTAAAACAGCAAGCCAACCATCTTGTTCTTCCACTCGTATTTTTAACCCCTGTTCGATCTCGGCCGTTCCTGCTTCTACTTCTACACGATTTTCAATAAATAGATCACTAGCCTTTGTCAGATCTTCCACTGACTCTGTTTGTTCTGTGAAATAGGAGATTAAGATAAATATCGTTATGTTGAGTACAAACGCAAATACAAACAGCATCAGTAATTGCAAGAGCAATTGCACTATAAATCTTCTATGTATTTGCATGCGATCCACCATCTGGTATAAATTTATAACCAAGCCCTCTCACGGTAATTACATAGCAAGGCTTACTTGGATTTCCTTCTATTTGTTCCCTTAATTTACGTATATGTACCATGACGGTATTATCTTCCCCTAAATACTCCTCGCCCCAAACTTGCTCATAAAGCTGGCTTTTACTAAACACTTGATTCGGGTGCTGACAAAAAAATAATAACAATTGATAAACTTGTGCTGGCAATGTAACTTTTTTCCCTTTCAGCATCACTTCAGCAGACAGCGTGTTGATCCGTATATTCCCATCATCATAATACGTTTTTTGACGGTGAGCCGTTCGACCTTGCTTTCTCCGCAAGTGCGCCTTTATCCGAGCGACGACTTCAAGTGGATTGAACGGTTTCGTAATATAATCATCCGCTCCTACCGCAAAGCCAGATAGCTTATCCAAATCGGACGTCCGAGCTGTTAAAAAGAAAATAGTTGCATCGGAAATAGCTCTAATTTTAGGGCAGACATCAAAACCATCCTCCCCAGGCAGCATGACATCTAATAGAATGACGTCGTATTGCTTACTTTTACACAGTTGGATAGCCCCTTCAGCCGTCTTTGTAACATCAATATGGGTGAATCCTTCTTTACTTAATATAGTTTGTAGCATTTGTAATATGGCTTGTTCATCGTCCACAATTAATAACGGAGAATGTTGCATAAAAACACTCCTAACAGCAGTTTTATGATAGATATATAGAACCTGTTTAGAACTTGGCCTTTTATCAAAGTTTTTAGACAATTGCCGTAGTTTTTCTTATACTATAAACAAAATAGTGCAAGATGTGGCAGTTACAGCTGGACAAGTCTCCATAGAAGATAACAGCATTTAACCACGATTGGATAAAAGCCCGTCTAAATATTGATTCACTTTATCTATTCTTTATCATACCATCGCCTTAAACAAAACATAGATCAATTAAGGAAAAATTAAGGTGCTAGTTGCTTCACGTTAAGGTTGGCTATTTATAATAGATTTACAGAGGTTGTTCAAAAAGTACACTAAAGTGGAATGCTCATGTTTTGAGCTAGTACGCTTTGAACGGAACCTTACATTGGAATGAGGAGGAGAAATCATGCTTGCCATTAGCAAAAGAGAGTTTATTGAATCTTTTAAAGGAATTAAACCAATTATTATCATCGCTATATTTTTAATTACCGCCTATTATTCAGGCAAATTTTCCGATTTGCTATTATCTGCAAATATTGATTTTACGGCTGAAGAACTAGAAGTCATTCACACAATTGCCATTTCCGGACTCTTAATAATATTTGGTATGCTATTTGTTATGGGACTATCACACGATACGATGAATCGTGAAATTCATGAGCGTACCATTCGTTTTTTAGTGACACGTACTTCACGCTCTGCCATCATTATTGGAAAGTTTGTAGGTATTTGGTTTTTTTGGATCGTTTGCTTAGTTACTTCCTTCTTGGTCATTAGCATATTTGTACATAAATTTGACATGATTACTTTATTCCAGGCTACAAGCTTGGTTGCGTATTATCTTGCTCTTACTATTTTATTATCTGTACTCATCCCGAAACCAGGCTTTACCATGTTTCTTAGTATTGTACTTGGAATAGCATTTCCTATTTTTAATTCTTGGACTGTATTCACTTCCAATCCTTGGGTAAGCTGGATGAAATATCTACTTCCCTTCTATTATATAAATGATCGTAATTTCTATTTTGTTGGGATTTTATTATTAGTCGGTGTTATCTTATTTATTGCAATAGCAATATTTAAAAGGAGGGAATGCTAGATGTTTGCTATTGAAACAAAGCAGTTAACGAAAACCTTTGGAAAAAACAAGGTTGTCGATCAGATTGACTTGCAAGTGAAATCAGGAGAAAGAAATATTAGGTTTTTTAGGTCGCAATGGTGCGGGAAAATCGACTTTTATTAATATGCTAACAGGGATCATCCAACCTAGTTCGGGATCGTACTCTCTTTTAGACGTACAAGGCCCGAATGATGACATAAAAAAGCAGATTGGCGTCATGCCCAATTACTCTGCTTTATATGCTTCTATGACTGCGATGAAACATTTGAAATTTTTAGCAGCTGTTTCTGAAAAGCCTGTATCTGATGAACGTTGTATGGACATATTAAAACTTGTTGGGCTTGAAGAACATGCACATAAAAAAGCGGGCAAATTTTCATTTGGGATGAAAAAGAAACTTGCTATTGCTCAAGCAATCATTCATGATCCGCAACTTATCTTCCTTGACGAACCAACGTCCGGACTTGATGCGGAATCGGTTATTCACATTCATCATTTAATTCAACAATTACATCAACAAGGAAAAACTATTTTTATGACGTCACACAACTTAGATGAAGTAGAAAAAATATGTTCCCGTATCGCTATTATGAAAGACGGAAAAATAGGCAAGATCGGCTCCATGGATGAATTACGTGCATACTATCAATCTACCATTACTGTAACTATTAAGCATTCACCAATCCGCTCTACTCATTTACCAACACTCGAACAATGGCTCACTTTAACAGGCACACAGCTAGAAATGAAAACTTCCCAGTTTACGATTCATGTTGCGAGTGAAAAAAAGATTGCGGAAATAATTCGCGCACTTGGTAAATACAACATAGATATTTATCGCGTAGACGTAGATGAGCCTTCTCTGGAAGAAATATTTTTAGATGAGTAAAGCGGAGAAATCTCACTAAGAAAACAGGCTTTATAGCGAAAGCCGTACATTTTGTTTATACGATAGTCCCTAAAAAGTAAGAATGGAAAACAAGCTTGCCAGTTCAAAATAATGAGCTGGCAAGATCTGCTTATGGTTTCCTATCGTACACGAAAGCTTCCCTTTACTTCTTCGCCCCATTTCAATGCATACGTTTCACCATGATGAATCGGCCCGACGCCTTCAGGTGTGCCTGTATAAATAATATCTCCTGCTTTTAAACTAAAATTTGCTTGCAAGTAATCAATTATTGCTTGAAATGGAAAAATCATGGAAGCACTATTTCCTGTCTGCACTATCTCTTTATCACGTAATAAGGTGAAATCTTTTTCTAAACAAGCTGCTTGTCCAGGGAAATCCCAAAGATCCGTATAAGCCGCCGCATTTTTAAACCCCTTTGCCACAAGCCATGGATGCCCTTTCTTTTTCAGTTCTGTTTGCACATCGCGCAATGTAAAATCAATTCCTAAAGCCATTTTTGTCACTACATCATCCACTTTATCTCCTGCTGAAACATCTTTGCCAACATATAAAATAATCTCTAATTCATGATGGATTTCGCCTTGGTTAGCTGGAAAATCAATAGGAGTGCCATCAGCAATTACCAAGGAGTTGGTAGGTTTTGAAAAAATCAAGGGTTTTTCTGGTATATCGTTCCCTAACTCAACGGCATGATCTGCATAATTACGTCCAACGCAAAATATATTGTTTATTTTCATATGTATCCCCCTCCGTTTAGATACTGCTTTTAAATCATTATTTTACTCGAATAACTTCTATATTAAACTTTAAATTATTGGATACTTATTGTTCTTATTTTTCTATTATTGTATCATACATGCTACAAGTCGGGGCTCACAAACTTACAAAGCGTTTATGCAACATACAAAACACAATTACTAAGAGATTTAATGTAAAATGAATTCATTTTCATGCGTTAAACTATATCCTTTTTGTTGTAAGTGCTACAATAATAGTAGATGAACTGTTCATTTAAATGAAGCTGGCTTTTTGCGTTGTAGAGCATGTCTATCGTAAAAAAAGCTACTTGTGGCAGACATTTATTTAATACGGAACCTTTGAAATCAAAGGTTATATTCCCCAGATTGGACAGTCACTAAAATCTGTTGCTTCTGTCACCTTCTTATGTATAATTCGTTCTGAGCTGAAGAAGCTAGCACTATTACTAAAAAGGAGTGGAAATCATGCAACAACAATTTGAAAAAATGAAAAACGGCAAAGGTTTTATTGCCGCACTGGATCAAAGTGGGGGCAGTACTCCAAAAGCATTAGCTGCTTACGGAATTTCTGAAGACGCTTATTCCAACAAAGATGAAATGTTTGATTTAGTACACGAAATGCGTACACGAATCATTACATCGCCTGCATTTGATTCAAATTACATTTTAGGGGCTATTTTATTTGAACAAACAATGGATCGTAAAATTGAAGGAATGTATACAGGCGATTACTTAGCTGAGAAAAAAGGAATTGTACCCTTTCTAAAAGTAGACAAAGGACTTGCTGAGGAAACAAATGGCGTCCAATTAATGAAGCCTATTACAGACCTTGACGAAACATTAAAACGGGCAAACGAACGCCACATATTCGGTACAAAAATGCGCTCTGTGATCAAAGAAGCAAATGCGGAAGGAATTAAAGCTGTCGTAGATCAACAATTTGAGGTTGGTAAACAAATTATCGCTGCTGGTTTAGTTCCAATTATTGAGCCAGAGGTAGACATAAACAGCCCAGAAAAAGAAAAATGCGAGCAAATGTTAAAAGTCGAAATTCTCAAACATTTAAATAACTTAACGAAAGATGAATTCGTGATGCTAAAATTAACTATCCCTACTGTACCAAACTTGTATAAAGTGCTTATCGATCATCCAAATGTTGTGCGTGTTGTTGCGTTATCAGGTGGTTACTCAAGAGATGAAGCAAATGCCAAACTAAAAGAAAATGATGGATTAATTGCCAGCTTCTCTCGTGCACTTAGCCAAGATTTAAATGTTAGCCAGACAGATGAAGAATTTAACCAAGCATTGCAACAAGCGGTTAAATCGATCTATGAAGCTTCAATTTAATGCATTTTCATGCTTTATATAAAGGGAATTTTCAATCCTTGGGGGAGTTTTTTGTTCATCCCCCAAGGATTTTGTTTAGATGAGCGAATTGCATATTTAGTAGCTGTTATCTCCCGGTTATACTTGTTGCTCAGCATCTTTCCATTTTTGAAATGGGAGTCTTACAGTGCCTTATATACGCGAAATAAACTTACCAACTATACGCCAGCATCTTTAATAATTTGAACAACAGTCCTGCACTCCGCCTATTTTCACAACATATACTATGACAGTATGAAGATAGAAGGAGGACCATATCATGCAACCAAATTATGATAATTATCATTTGCCTACCCAATACAATCGACCAACAAATCAAACACATCTGATGAATCAAATCCAGACAGCCATTCACGCAGAGTACAGTGCAATAGCCTGCTATGAAAAATTAGCGTCTTTAGCGCCAACTTCCTTTGCAAAACAACAGATCTTGGAAATACAACAAGACGAAAAGCGCCACTTAGAAACATTTACCCATATCTATACGAGATTAACGCATAAACAACCAACTTATCAAGTTACCGAATCCTGCCCAGACACCTATGATGCAGGCATTGCATTTGCATTTAAAGATGAGCAAGGAGCCGTGGATTTTTATTTAGACATAGCAGATCAAGCTGAAGATCAGTATATAAAAGAACGATTCCGACGTGCCGCTGCCGATGAACAAAATCACGCGGTATGGTTTTTATATTTACTACATTCCACATCACAAAAGCCACCAAGGTGCTATCGCCAAAACGAAAACTATGGCGCTAAAGGGGCACTGAATGACCCTAATCTCACATTGATGTCCATGCTCACTTACGCACTTCAAGACGAGTATTTGGCTCAAGCCAGATACAATACGATTTTAGAGACATTTGGCTACATTCGTACATTCGCACAAATTCAAGAAGCAGAAAAGCGGCATATCGGAGCCTTACTAACGTTATTTGACCGTTATCAAGTTGCCATACCAGAAGACGCATCCGCAAAGTTCGTAACCACCCCGGATAATATAAAAGCTGCCTATGCTCAAGGCGTAGAAGGGGAAATAGATAATATTTCTATGTATGAAAAATTTTTAACGTATACTATTCCAGCCGATATGCAAACTGTTTTCTCTCAGTTACGAAATGCCTCCTTAAATCATTTACAAGCATTTGAAAATGGGCTCGCCAGACATTCATGAGAAATAATGTGTGAAAGGCATGTTAACTTTTCAAAACAAAGGCACAAGCGCACGTAGCAACGTAGCTATTAGAACCAATCAACGGAGATAAAGGAATCACGGTGAGGTACGATCCGATGATGACTTATCTTAGGGATAATGGAGTGAAGTTATCTCGTTGCTGGGCGATGAATCTAGACGTGGCTAATCATTTCAAAAACAAGATAACGAAAACAGCCACTACAATAACACTATTACTAATCTTCCCTTCCATACGCAATCGAGTAGAGGGAAAAGTTAAGTAACTTTTCACCCCTCTCACACCACCGTACGTACCGTTCGGTATACGGCGGTTCAATAGTTTGAGTGTACGAACTGGTATTGTAGAGCGATGTCTTTATATCCTCTCGATGCCAGTTCTTTATCTGTTAATGAACGATGGAGTACATAACTACTGGATATAACCCAGTAGCCCTTTCTTGTATTCGACCATTCATAAGCTTTATGTTTATCGATACCTAAGCGAATTAGATTTTTCCTTTTTGTGCGTGGGTTTTTCCACTGCTTCCAGATATATTGTCTAATTCTTCGCTTCAACCATCCATTGAGATTCTTTATAAATCCTTTCATTTCCCCTATGCCATAGTAGTTTATCCAACCTGTCATAAGTTGTTGGATTTCTTTAAGAATCACTTCGAGATGTCGTCCACGATTGCGTTTGGTGATCCGCTTGAG is part of the Virgibacillus dokdonensis genome and harbors:
- a CDS encoding helix-turn-helix domain-containing protein; its protein translation is MDDIGKRLVQLRKLENLGQKEAAKLIGISSVNLSRYEKGNRTPNPDMIKKLAKFYCVKPSYLAFGEEEHLNFLSDITKEEAKMLKDYLIRIREERQKHGGEIL
- a CDS encoding sensor histidine kinase codes for the protein MQIHRRFIVQLLLQLLMLFVFAFVLNITIFILISYFTEQTESVEDLTKASDLFIENRVEVEAGTAEIEQGLKIRVEEQDGWLAVLTEEGKVIGSHNTPPSLKGKRMETLLYSEDNNISTYWVWGEFAEKQYYVVFGKHNWQKNIMQEIKENISWKNQKLELLGSVKTKLDKIDGWALLVDYTGKTLDSYGKDAPTSYPTKDLIAIEADQKWSHAKSYFHEPSRLTLIVGEEPTSSSSLAGNMEGKISNSVIVVAVFVILFLLLATYWYAHKFSSPLLMFIRWLQNLGHGSYEQPVHPRTGQPMLFNKYGDIKRKYRLYKDLFFTLTQLTDILRERDVERRRISRSREEWVSGISHDLKTPLASIQGYANMMESDAYSWNEAEIREFASVISKKSTYMKDLIEDLNITYQLKNRELPITKECTDMNECIRRTILQFMNNKLYADKELRFQPSHNEIIGFIDRKWFQRIMDNVIANAIKYNPAGTIITISTELIEQHVMVIKIVDNGVGMDNQTVNHLFTRYYRGTNTTETDSGTGLGMAISKQLIALHNGSIRVQSKPGEGTVIRILLPLS
- a CDS encoding response regulator transcription factor is translated as MQHSPLLIVDDEQAILQMLQTILSKEGFTHIDVTKTAEGAIQLCKSKQYDVILLDVMLPGEDGFDVCPKIRAISDATIFFLTARTSDLDKLSGFAVGADDYITKPFNPLEVVARIKAHLRRKQGRTAHRQKTYYDDGNIRINTLSAEVMLKGKKVTLPAQVYQLLLFFCQHPNQVFSKSQLYEQVWGEEYLGEDNTVMVHIRKLREQIEGNPSKPCYVITVRGLGYKFIPDGGSHANT
- a CDS encoding ABC transporter permease — its product is MLAISKREFIESFKGIKPIIIIAIFLITAYYSGKFSDLLLSANIDFTAEELEVIHTIAISGLLIIFGMLFVMGLSHDTMNREIHERTIRFLVTRTSRSAIIIGKFVGIWFFWIVCLVTSFLVISIFVHKFDMITLFQATSLVAYYLALTILLSVLIPKPGFTMFLSIVLGIAFPIFNSWTVFTSNPWVSWMKYLLPFYYINDRNFYFVGILLLVGVILFIAIAIFKRREC
- a CDS encoding fumarylacetoacetate hydrolase family protein codes for the protein MKINNIFCVGRNYADHAVELGNDIPEKPLIFSKPTNSLVIADGTPIDFPANQGEIHHELEIILYVGKDVSAGDKVDDVVTKMALGIDFTLRDVQTELKKKGHPWLVAKGFKNAAAYTDLWDFPGQAACLEKDFTLLRDKEIVQTGNSASMIFPFQAIIDYLQANFSLKAGDIIYTGTPEGVGPIHHGETYALKWGEEVKGSFRVR
- a CDS encoding fructose bisphosphate aldolase, which translates into the protein MMQQQFEKMKNGKGFIAALDQSGGSTPKALAAYGISEDAYSNKDEMFDLVHEMRTRIITSPAFDSNYILGAILFEQTMDRKIEGMYTGDYLAEKKGIVPFLKVDKGLAEETNGVQLMKPITDLDETLKRANERHIFGTKMRSVIKEANAEGIKAVVDQQFEVGKQIIAAGLVPIIEPEVDINSPEKEKCEQMLKVEILKHLNNLTKDEFVMLKLTIPTVPNLYKVLIDHPNVVRVVALSGGYSRDEANAKLKENDGLIASFSRALSQDLNVSQTDEEFNQALQQAVKSIYEASI
- a CDS encoding ferritin family protein; its protein translation is MQPNYDNYHLPTQYNRPTNQTHLMNQIQTAIHAEYSAIACYEKLASLAPTSFAKQQILEIQQDEKRHLETFTHIYTRLTHKQPTYQVTESCPDTYDAGIAFAFKDEQGAVDFYLDIADQAEDQYIKERFRRAAADEQNHAVWFLYLLHSTSQKPPRCYRQNENYGAKGALNDPNLTLMSMLTYALQDEYLAQARYNTILETFGYIRTFAQIQEAEKRHIGALLTLFDRYQVAIPEDASAKFVTTPDNIKAAYAQGVEGEIDNISMYEKFLTYTIPADMQTVFSQLRNASLNHLQAFENGLARHS